The nucleotide window aaaaaatattgtattaaATAGTGAACAAGACAGGAAATATTTAAAGATAATTAAGTTACTAATAATGTTtctacaaaataaaaccaaGATTACCATACAATAAAAAGATGGAGCCACTCATTAACACAAAACGTAGAAAAATATATACACATTTTAGTAGAATagatataaaatttaaatactGCCCATTACAGTGAAAATTTAATAGATGATAAAACTTATGATACAAAACTAACAAGGCACAGGATAAAACAAGTCCACACATAAAACAAGGAAAACACAAGGAAATggacattaataataataataataataataacaacattaataataatgacaacattAATCCGGGGAGCAAcaggcaaaataaaaaataggctGCCTAGGagaaagacaaaaaattaaatagaaCACAAATAGCAAAGGCGTGTGTCACTCTGACAAATAATGGCCTGTGTAAGATGGCTGCTGAATGATGTGCGAGCTGACTGCTATGTGATAACAAAAATCACACACATTTTTATAGCTGCACAAAAAATGAATTGCCATTGCTCTTATTTCTTgaccaagcagagtctttcgtAGAGGTAACTACAAGTCTTCCTCAAAAGGTAGCcgttgagaaagactctgacaGGGTCAAAACATGAGACCATTACCTATTTGTTGGCGGTTATACCATGGTTCCTTTTGACTGGTAAGTAGTTTTCTACAgttaatgttatttttatttgtgtaaacATTACAGTTCCTTAATTGTGAAATTGTATTGAAAAAGCCTATTTTCTTAAACATGAAGATTGAACTGTTACACAATTGATTGGATACCTACCACTGTAAAGTTGTCGTGTGAGTTTGCGTTCATTTTGCGTTCATCCTGCAAACAAAGATTGAAGAcactttattaataaaaacagctTTTGTTATGAGACAAGTTGTTCCCATTGGTTTTCTTTTAAGTCAATAACTTATCAACGGGAAAACATGTATTGAATGCAGAATGGATGATTATCTGATATTTCCATTTCACACGGTTTCGCCTCACAAAATGGAATACAATCAAAATACAACCCGGGCAActgtcaacctctaccctcggaTGTACTCATTTATACCTGgagggtaaagagaagcaactatctagctcaaggacacaagtgtcacaagcAGGACCCGAACACCACACTGTGATGACTTAACTATCGAAACCTGATTTTGAtactctaaaccactcggccatgacaccctccTAGACGGCTTGGGCATGACACTTTGGGAGGATAAAGCTTTTTGCTCTTCGACAATGAAGTCCCACAAAGTTTAGATGAATATTATACATACTTGATTTGTTTCCTTCTTTTCCATTACGTTGTCAATAAGTTCAACCACATTGTTGTGGTTCAGTCGTTTTGCAAAACTTCGTGCCGATTCTGGCTCCGTTTGGTCAGGAAACTATGCAAACAATAAACAAGATTAACAATAGTTAATAATAGTACGCATCAAATGGTAGTGCGGATTTGAGGCTATTCGGCACTCACATAACATGAGATTTTACTTCCCAGTGAAGTTGCGGGCATGGCAGACTGTGGCATGTGACGTTGGTGCAAGTGGTCAATAGTCTACAGTACACGAGACTTATCTCACCATAGGTATTTTTCAAGGCCACCTCTTCTTCATAGAGGAGATTTTAATGACATGGTTATCCCCTATAAACTAAGAGCCTTTTCCCACGCTTGGTTCTGAATTCATCTCCAGGCTCCTTTTGATGTTAAAACACTGTGaaaaatgtacatgttgtatACTGCTCAAAAATTCATGACAGGGCCCAAGTCTAAACcagagccggagcccaagccagaaCCCTAGCCGGAACCAGAGCCCaagccggtgtggcaggagagtCTGTCCCCCcgaagattctgtccccccataTGGCGAACTGCGTAAAACATTCTTCTGCTGATAGGGCCGTCTGTTAAAttatcctccttcagcccatgaTGTTAGTTTCCCATTTCTGTGACAGAACCTACAAAGGACAGCGTTCCCTGTTACAACCAGAGCTCAAGCCAGAACCTGAGCTCAAGCCAGAACCGGAGCCCAAGCCatagccggagcccaagccatagccggagcccaagccataGCTGGAGCTCAAGCCATAGCCAGAGCTCCAGCCGTAGCCAGAGCTCAAGCCATAGAAAAGGTCCTCAGTTTCCTTATCACTGTTCTGAAGAGAACCGTGGTCATACATGGAGGTCTTAACCGTAGTTTACCACTAAACAGACATGACATTTGTTCCTTGGGAAAAAAGGAGGACATTTTTATTGAATACAAGAGCTGACCAACATGTTCTTGAGGTGTGGGCTTGAgtagacatttcaggctatttaatcacaattatTCTGACTTTTCCAATTcgaaaatcagactaaagtaggaagaatatcatggctGTTACAACtgcacattaaagccattggacactttcggtaaacagtattgtccaaaggcccacactttgtgtatcacaacttatacatataaaataacaaacctgttaaaatttaggctcaatcggtcatcggagtcgggagaaaataacgggaaaacccacctttgtttccgcacgtttcgccgtgtcatgacatgtgtttcaaaataaatctgtaattctcgatatcgagaattgataattgttttaatgttttctcataaagtaaagcatttcaagagaagtctttcaccattaccttctgtaaaccttgtaagttatttgtaaatctgtgaacttttattttttttttctgttccgaaagtgtccaattgctttgagattcatacatgtatgagtgCTACAGGAACTTACAGTGACTGTGTAATGTAGATCTATCCCTCTCTGTATTAGCAACTGGACCACGTTTATATGTCCCTGACTGAGAGCAATCAGTAATAGATTCATCTGCACAGAGTCACCGTCCTGATaagacaaaatcaaataaattgactaaaataataatgtaggatttgaaactttgcatggtggaagtataaagcccagttcatacttcatgcgaatgcgaagcgaatttgacgtgaatttgacgtcacaacacTCCATTCGCAGacatattcgcaagtgagttgagcagagttgaactgctgcgaatttttcATTTGTTCATTCTTCCAGCGAATGCGAAGTtaatgttgatgtcacaaatttgcaacgaataattcgcagcagttcaactttgctcaactcacttgcgaatatcgctgcgaaaggagggttgtgacgtcaaatttacgtcaaattcgcttcgcattcgcattcgcaggaagtatgaaccgggttttattgtgaatttttttttcttattttgacgCTGGTAAAACATTTGCTGGTCCAGTAACAgctttgaaatacatgtacgaAACCCTGTAGAATTGTGGATTCCCCCCCCTCTAATTCGAGCCCTACTAAATGACTTTTGGGGTTGATTTAAAGTCATAATTTACAGCCGTTTGGTACTAGCTGACTTTGGCCATTGTGGTCTTTTGAGGTTTAGAATCATGTGGCATTTTTCGTTTACTAATGAGACTGAGTCCATAGTGATGTGTGCTATCTCAATCACTCCCATTACACTGATCACAGGTATTAGAAATCTGCTCATATTTATGACTTCATATCTTTAAATTGCCTTAATAGTCAGAAATGTCAACATATCAAGTAACAAAGTTCAAATAGAGGACACGATTTGCGGTATGCAATCTTGAGAGATTGTCCGCTTGTTTAAATATTGTCTGTAATACCGGTTGACTGTTTCTAAGGGTGTTGTTTACCTTAGTCAGCAAATTGATGTTAGCTCCGGTATTAAGCGCGGTCTGCACTTTGTCTGAGTTGCCCTCCTGAACCGCTAAGAGTAACctctgagaaaacaaaacaaaaacagtcatTCATTCATCATGTCATTCAACAGTCATCATGTCAATCACTGTTATCGGTTATGTCATGTCATTCTTGGTCATcacagatacatgtatgtaatttctcactcaaatattaaaaaacttcaggcccgAAACAGATTTGTTGATGCATTTGTTGGAATAcatactggtctgtgacaattaccaaaggcatTTTCAATAGAATGTACAGTCAATTGTTCTTCACAGTCAACCCTAAGAGTAACTTTTTAtaagtacattctgaagtccgaTTTCATATcgctttgtgtttctttctttgttttgctgtccacTTACAATGTATAACATCATTCCAGAtgtaatttggccagtcccagcgACCTTGTAATAACGACAGTTGGCTGGACATTGATTACTAATTGAGAAAGTGATTTTATTTGAAGTTCGTAGATACCTGATTTGCTTCCGTCTTCTTCTGGATAACACTGACCAGAGGCAGTAATTCCTTCTCCTTCGCAATATCAAGGGCCGTCAGTTCTCTCTTATTCACCTGATATTATAGCAAATGGAAATTGGAATATTATATTGTTATAACACTTAACAGTGAAGATACCTCAGGGGTGCACAGGCATGAtgctacattttttttaaaccattttatttactaccaaaacaaaaataacctcCTCATTGAtacagacctgggcccaatttccaTAAAGCCTATAACCATAAAACCTTGGTAAGCACAGGAAAAAAACCTGGCAGAAACTGGTTTGTAAGTGTTGATTGAAGCCTGGTTTCCAgcaaaaattccataaagttgacattgttgcAATAAGTGCCACACTCATTTTTGCTtctagcaaagaaatttgctaagcagtgtaTTCTGCtttactttatgaaattgggctcaagtTTTCATAatactgtttttaaaattcaagcatctgaaagcacacaacttgtgtgacaagggtgtttaaatactcacaggtttgttatgttatgcatatgttgagatatacgaagtgagaagactggtctttgacaattaccaaaagtgtccagcgcctttaaggtGGACAATTTATTGTAACTGGAACAACTTTGGAATTCCCTCAATTGTTTGCTGTCAGCCAGTTTGCTGACGGAAATATCCCCCAGATCTTTCCATTGTGAAGCCTACACAAGCACTACCAAGCTACGCATTGTTTCACCCATACACAACCGGGAGGGCACTTGGTATTGGGAAAACATGCTTTGTAATACCCCTTTTCATGAGGTTCTTGTGTAACACTTGATTCCTGACCTTTGTCCAGTTGTTGTACAAGAATGGAATCAATTAGAATTCCGAGTTTTCTGAGTTTGCAGCATACCACTTTAAGTGTAAACAGGTCATTTATCCATTCATGAAAACTCAAAAGATCCAAACTTTCTCCAACTACGGGGCTCACCCTTAACACCTAGTGGCCCAGCGTATTTTttgtctagtaaaaactgctacgggctagtaaacaccacctctcaacttgccctgtgggctactCAAAACTGTGCACCCTATTTGTTAAAAGTGCTAATTTTTCTTCAATTCAGATGTGGAAAATACATGAAATGGGTTAATATATTTTTGAGAGCTAAGAGTGTAACTTCTTTAGTCTTTTATGCTGGTTGTGATTGCTACCATTAATGCATTAGAAAGATGCATTTATGACAAGTTTAGGGCTACTAAAAGTTCCCATGgacaagttaaagccattggacactttcggtaaatagtaatgtccaaggcccacacttcgtgtatcacaacttctatattaaaataacaaacctgtgaaaattcaggctcaatcggtcatcggagtcgagagaaaacaatgggaaaacccacccttgtttctgcacatttcgccatgtcatgacatgtgtttaaaataaatcaataattctcggtatcgagaattgatattgttttaatgttttctcaagaagtgaagcatttcatggaataatatttcaagagaagtctttcaccattaccttctgtaaaccctgtaagttatttgtaaatctgtaaacttttaatttttttctgtaccgaaagtgtccaatggctttaaatccaGAGACTATTAGCGTGGTTGGCTACTTATCAAAATGCTTTAGAAGAGCACGGTCTGAACTATGACACTCATTGTCTGACCCTAGCTTTCTCCAATGCCTCTGACACTCAGTATGAAACACTCACCATGACTGTAGCAGTAAGATCAGCTCCCCTGTCCACAAGAAGATTGGCAATATCGACATGACCTTTCTGCATAGCAATCAGTAGTAGCGTCTGTTTGGCTAGATATCCCCCAGTACCTTCATTCACATCAGCTCCTTTATTTAGTAGCATCTCTACTTCGGTCTGGTCACCTCGGTTGACAGCGTCAATCACTGACTGATAgaggaaaaaaatcaatgaaattattattcaaatacTGGATACATGAATGCCAGCCTGATAcatcacagaggcaatgaaggcgattacTTCCATACCACcttgtcaatgccttggtgcccctgtaATGCTCTACAGtaaaaatataggcctacaatttcctttaccaagtagaaaatgccttgatgtccttgccctttcaaaaacgatgTAGGCCTGTGAATGCTTTGCTGCAGAATATTTATAATCACAAGATGTAACCCGggtccaattttatggctctgtttTTAAGATATCATTCTATATCCCCAAAAAGGTTGAAGGGAAACTTTCCGTCTTCTgacctgccaccactttttcactaattttgtCCAACAATttcttattttgagtaaattagataaGTACAACATTAATTCATAACAAATGCAAAGTGGTGGCAGgttacggaaacttttccaagatGAATCTCAGAAGTGTCAGTAACATTTCTTCCTGCATGTATGTACATTTAATGTTCCAGATATTCGGCtataatatctcaaaaacgaaaGTTTCTCAGGTAAGTTTTATGGTATACATGTGGGTCTCCAGCTATGACTGAAACAAACAGAGGGCTCCAATTACCATCGTAGGCAATCCTTGTTAGCTGGTCCACAGTATAAAGCAATCAAGTTAGTTTTAAAgcgtttattttaaaatttgaatacTGTGCCAAATAGAGCTCATCTTACCTCACGCAGTTTTTGGCGTAAACTCCACTCGCTCATGGtgttatatggtttgtactccAAATTGAAGAAAATTCTGTTTCAAGTTTTATGTAGAGTCCTGCAATTGAATAAAAGATTACAAAAATTGCTTTTTCAAGATAAAGTGGATGAGAGAAAAATAGTTTCAATAATTCCAATACTAATAAAAAAGTATTGCCCCAATTCACCTAATGTCATCACTCATCATATTAATAAAAGTCTTGACACTTGGTATGCTATTGGGGATACTATCACAAGCAGTGCCACAATctgcaaataaatgaaaattcCTTTGCAGTTCTTAAATTTGCtttcaaagccattggacactttcggtaaacagagTTGTCCAAAGCTTTtgaaggcccacacttcgtgtatcacaacttacatataattaaagtaacaaacctgtgaaaaattaggctcaatcggtcttcggagtcgggagaaaataacgggaaaacccacccttgtttccgcacgtttcccgtgtcatgacatgtgtttaaaataaatccgtaattctcgacatatcgagaattgataaaggtttcaatgttttctcaaaaagtaaagcatttcatggaataatatttcaagagaagtctttcactgtgaccttctgtaaaccctgttaattatttgtaaatctgtgaacttttttttttctgctccGAAAGTGTAGGCCCTATATAATGGCTTAAAAATCAATGAACCAAGTAAAAACACACCCAACAGTAGTTGTGATGATCATAACCCTACATTCTCCCGACCCTTCCATCATGTCCATCCTCCCAAAGGTCTGAGGATCATGAGGGTTACACGAATTATTGCAACTAACCCAATGTCAGCACCAAAATAGGTAACTGTAacgcaacaaaattatttaaaactgacgttattatattaaaaaagaGTAGGCTTACCTGCAGTGCTACTCAGTTTGTTTATAGTACATTACAAAATAGTCATACTGCAGTGTCATCATACAACATAATCATTTACTTAAGATTTATCCCTTTTATGGCCtccatttataataattttcaaTACTCTCAAAGACATTTACTGCACAGAAATAAATTAACTGCAAAGTAATTTCCCTACAGatgtcaaaattgtttttaaaacagagTGGGCCTATCCTACAGTACTCTAGGTAAAACTAGTATACACTCATGGAGGAATAACACAGTACCCATTTTATTTAGGCTTAGTAGGCCCATTGACATTGACAATTTATTGTTGTTGAGGTGAGAGTTGTATTGTTCCTTTCAACTTCAAACATCACGATCAAGATCGAGTTCAAAACACTCAAATTATTGATAGTGTTTTGATATTGTTTGGTCCATCCTCTTTTTACCTTAGTCATGTATTACTAGTAATAGTATGATGTAGTCTAATTTTATGAACAGTTTAAAAGTTCACTTGCCTTATTTCAGACACACTGCACACACACAGGCTCCAGATTCTTGCGAGTCCAGTTTACTGTTTTACTTTTAGTATTGTCTTTGCTTTGCAAGTTCACCGATGTTTTGCAGTGCATTGCAGCAATCATTTCACCATTGCACAGCCGTTGTTCAGAGAAACATCAGCTTGGTTCGGTGGTTCGGCATTCAACCAAAATCTGGTACAGAACACAAACACCTCGTTATTCATAAAACTTGATCAGCAAACAAAACCAAGAATGACATATCGTTTTCACACATGTAGTAAACTAGTATTATGCAAAGTAGACCAAGTTAATCCTTCGTGACGTGCCAAGCCGTattgtacaaaagtaaatattGCTCAATTGTAGCCTGCTAGTTTATTGATCTGTCGTGACTAGTTGCTACACAACATCGATATGGAATACTGACTATTCATTGTTGAGAGAGCACTGAACCGGATCGAGactgaaataaataataccCTTTCATAACAAGTGCACTTCTCCCCCCGCCCGTGTGCCAGTTGTTTTCATACAACAGAGAGGGCGCCCAAccacatagaccttttcgcaaatactggggcgcgcgcgtaaagcttggaattaggtgcattgtggtctagctggtatccaaatttgatccatatctatcccacaatgcacctcattcaacagtctgcgcttgcgcattggtatttgcgataaggtctattaacGGTGCAGAAAAGAACAGAGGGCGCCCAACCACATTAACGGTGCAGAAAAATTGGCACACTCGAGGGGATAAGTATGGCGGCCCAGTTGGTAAAACgatgtatctcaaaaaagctaatttcaagaaaaataggtttaaagtttaaataactgcctttttgtttcagaatattggattgtcatttttttttaaagtttttcacCAATGTAATAATTGAAAATAAGTttccatattttgttataaGTTTTTGAACATTATTAAAGAAACTGTGACAGTTTATTCAAAGATACATCATTTCACCGAAATAATGCACACTCACAGGAAAGCGTATGTCGTCAAACTGGTGCATAACAATGGTATACTAAAAAGCATTTGGGATGTTGATTAATTTGCTCAAATGGTGTATGTCAGAGAGATACAccattttaccatatttttagTTTGTAAAGTAAGTGTAAGTGTGACATACATCTTTTTTGTGAATTAAAGTCACAAACTTTGAGTTGTACAGGTCAACATACAGTTTGTATCTTCTGAACCACTCATCCGTTGACGATAAGATTTTCAGAATCGGAAAGAGTGCCCTCACTTTACTGGGAAATGGCTTTATctcaaaatctaaaaaaaatgaCTTACATCGTTTAACCAAAACAGGGCCGATGGGTTGCCGTATTTTTATGTGACGGCAGATCTCCAGGGCAATTTTTTGTTTCTGCccgactttttttttataaggatTCCCTGTTTCTAATCGACTAAGAAGGACGCAATATGCAGTTGCAAATATTGGACTGAGATGAAAATCCACTGCTGGGGATTGGACGAATGGAATAAATGACACTACGATTCTCTTATACTCTGTTAaaattgtgtaggcctacaattattTCTGATAGTGCTCTCTCTTTTGAAACTTTATTCTTCAGCCGGCGTTAATTTTTCATTGGGAAATAACGCCGGCTCCCTTACCCATAACCTCACCAGGCTATCATCTCAAAAGTGTCTGTAAAAGTTTGGTAATTATAAATGGCAAAAACAACTGCCTTGGTGGGCAGCTGCAATGGATATTGCATTTTGTAGAAACTTTTAAATCGAAGTActgaagtttttgaaaaagagtgACATTTGTTATACTCCAAAAGTTGAACCCGAGAATCCTAACCGATagtaacgtttctcagtttGCCTACTCCAGTTATTGCAGattattaggccgtgtccgaaacgacgacttcggctacagctacggctagatcgcgcgcgtctgctattcttcaacactggtagacgcgctgatctagccgtagctgtagccgaagtcgtcgtttcggacacggccttacatcCGCTTCAGATTTACAGCAATATCTCGAAAACGCTAACACctattgaaatgaatttttcacaggtcagttaaaaatatttaaaaaaatagccTCATCGGGTtccgattaccaaacgtaaatgCAATCCCTTTAAGTGTACAAAGGGCCTATCACAATCCTCAAAACATAACATGCTGTAATGTTCAAATGCAGGGACAAGgaaaaattattcattttttgatGCTCTATGTTGCAATCTTGGGCAAATTTTGAGGAGGGGACATTTGATACAGTGACCCGcacccttcaaaaagttgtgccccccccccaggaTTATATGCCCATGGTGGGACACAGAGTTTGGTCTTACTCAGTGCAATaattgggcttcatgataaaggtggtcagaaagatggggggtggggggaattTGCTATTGTGTACCCCACCCTCtaaaagatgggggggggggagatgtcCCCCTGTCCCTCCCTTGATTGACGCCCATGGATCCCTGACTATACGACATCTAGAAGTTGTATGGCTTCTTTACCCCCACCCCGATATTGACAAAATCGGGCCAGATATCAGTTGGTAGATGGCCGGTGTAGCACGAGATTCTTTGCCCACTCCCCCTCCCGGCCGAACTGATGAGCACAAACTTCGTCTTAAAGCGCCCTCTTTGATTTCCCATTATGGGGGTGGGGGACAAAATCTCCTATTGACAACGGCATGTTAAacccagaggtcgttggttccaaCCCCACCTGTGTAGCACGAGATTCTTTGCCCACTCCCCCCTTCCGGCCGAACTGATGAGCACAAACTTCGtcttatagcgccctctttgattTCCCATTATGGggtgggggacagaatctcctatTGACAACGGCATGTTAAacccagaggtcgttggttctaACCCCAACGCtgtagtatttttgttttactttgttcaaCCTGAAATAGTTAATACTACAGCAGGGTTTGAACCACAAACTTCTTCCAACAATGCCCTCTTTTTAATCATTCTCCTTAATCCCATGTTGATTTCCCATTATGGGGGAGTGGTGGGGTCAGAATCTCCTATTGACAACGGCATGTTAAACctagaggtcgttggttctaACCCCAATGCTGTAGTatttttgttcaacctcaaacaGAATATACTATAGCAGGGTTTGAACCACCGACCTCCGATTTAACTGGACGTTGTCCCAGGAAATCCTGCCCCATGCGTCAATTTGGGCACATTTGGGCCTTTCTGTGTTACGAGCACTTATAGCAACATGTCTTACCCCAACCACAAAATGATACACCctctcaatttcaaagagctgctatgAGCAAAAAAGCAGCATAAAGCGCAAAGAAAACGCTGCcgaccagaataaggtaaccgtCCTTTTCAAATGTATCTTTGACTAGCCAGTATCTTActtagttttgctaagcagaatactGTTTAAGCAAACATGTTATACTCAAGTAGCTCAATGAAATTATTAAAGGGGGGggttacaaaaaaatatctttTTCATACAGCTTTCCAATAAAAAATCTCAAACGCTACACAGAGAATACAACAAAACTTTATTTACACAGTGAAGTAAAAATCCACTAGATAAATAAACACTTTATTCCAAGTTGCATAAATACCATACAAGTAAAATCCACTAGATAAACACTTTATTCCAAGTTGCATAAATACCATACAAGTACAAGTACAGTTGTTGCCAAActttacaatttacaataattaatcTATCTTCTGTTTCACTTTAGTTGTTTTTGAGCGCAGGGAAACAACCTTTTTTTGAATGAACGGATCTTGGATTAAGATTCGTCTTAAGATGAGTGGTCACTATTGCaatagtaatttgtattgtgacatacACTTTGCTGCTAAGCAATTTAAGACTGacaagatcaatcttagctctttatGAAACCGAGTCCTGATGTTGTGGATGGTTTTTGTCTGCACATGCATTTTGCTTAAACATGTATTTGGCCCtacattaattatttttgcaCCCAAAAATTCCAACATATCTTTGAATAGTTGCTATGGAGCAATGTGTGAAGTTTTCTCCCTCTACTGTAGATGAAGTGCATACAATAATAACCTCAAAATACTATTAAGATAGTTGTAccaaaataacacaaacataATAATTGTCAACAGATTTTGTCAGTTTTTCTACCTTCATCAACTTAGTAAAATAACTAAGCTTA belongs to Asterias rubens chromosome 6, eAstRub1.3, whole genome shotgun sequence and includes:
- the LOC117291734 gene encoding ankyrin repeat and KH domain-containing protein 1-like, which gives rise to MSEWSLRQKLRESVIDAVNRGDQTEVEMLLNKGADVNEGTGGYLAKQTLLLIAMQKGHVDIANLLVDRGADLTATVMVNKRELTALDIAKEKELLPLVSVIQKKTEANQRLLLAVQEGNSDKVQTALNTGANINLLTKDGDSVQMNLLLIALSQGHINVVQLLIQRGIDLHYTVTFPDQTEPESARSFAKRLNHNNVVELIDNVMEKKETNQDERKMNANSHDNFTVEPVAKSTGGIVDIEDDEDEQVQMENSSDLRDTRRQPRSSNCVIS